Below is a window of Pedobacter africanus DNA.
GGTATCTTTCCACAAATATAACCAGACCAAGGAAGGCCAGGAAAGCAAGCGGAAGCATAACCCACCCACCCTTAAATAAAAGGTCTATAAAGTGTAATTCAGGTGGGGCGGGGGTAATTGCCGGGTTCAGCGCATTTGCGGTATCGGTAAGTTGGGTAATGGTATCAGCGGCACTTTGAATTAATGCGATCATCATAATTATTTAGGATTGTTTGTGTGTCTAATTGGTGTAACGTAAATTCCCGGAATTTTTGTACTCTTCTTGAGGATTTCCAGTTGTTTATTGGCGGTTTCCATATCAGCAAATGAACCTATGCTGATTTTGATCCTTTTGCCGGGCATTTTAGCAATAGTTGCCGGAATTCCCCGCTGTTTCATGTCTGAAAGAAAGCGGTCTGCCTCTCTTTTATTGAGCAATGAAGCTGCAATAATGTCGTAAGAAACTATATTGCCGGAAGGCCTTTCTACAGCTTTGGCTGTTGTTAACGAATCTTTGACAGAATCGGCCGCAAGTATGGCTTTTTCATTACTTTTCCTGATGCTGTCTGCCTGTGCTATAGAATCAAGTTTATGCTGGTCATTCTGCTTTATTGTCTGAACGATGTCCTGATTCGGGGTCTTTTCTTTTATAACCGCAGCACCAGTGAACAGTTCTGGCTTCAATGCATAGGTAATTCCCGCAATGGCGGCTACTGTCAGCAATGCTAGGAGCACTTTCAAATAAACAGGCATACCTGTTTTGTTTTCTTCGGTGTAATCAAGGGTAAAAGAAGAGGTGGCAGCTGCAGGAGCAGATTCTTCTTCAGTTAAACCTTCTGGTGTTTCTATTACAGGGACCTGTCGCACTACGGGGTCCTGAACCGGAGCACTTACTTCAGCTATTTCTTCATATACCTCTTGCTCGTCCTCTTTTATCGGTTCATTTATGCCAGGGTCTTCTGTACTATCCAGGTGAGCGATCAGCAGATCGTCAATTTCTTCTACGCCATCCCGCAAATCTGCATTGTTATTCTCCAGTTCAAGTTGTTCCTGGCTTAGCTGAGGCTCATCCTCAATAGTAAGGTTTTTTCCTTCAGCCACCAACTCATTTTCAGTTGATGCATCTGAAACTATTAAAGGCTCTTTTTCAGTTTTTGTTTCAATGTTTGAAACCAGATCTTCCTTTAAAGGCGGTAAACCGTAAAAGTCGAAGCCAAAATTCTGCTCCTGTTTAGGAATGAAAGTTATACTGCCCGTTGAGGTAGAGAAAGTACCCAGGTCGCCAAAGTCTGATTCCTGCTGGTTGGAAAGTTCGTCCAGAATATTCTCTGAAAACTGCTCAACAAAATAATTAGCCGCATCTTTTGAGATATTTCTTTTTTTACTGATCAGGTCGGTGAGCAATTCCTGTTCCTTCAGGTCCGATGTAAAACTCAGTGTATAACTTGGCGGCAGAAACGAATGCGTTTCTGTATCATACCTCCCCGGAGATTTCCTTTTATAAATAGTTCCCAAACCGGGAATTCCCACTTCTTTATGGTTTTTTATAAGTGTAGAAAGGTATGATAAGATATCCATTCTGGTAAAAATAAAATTTTAATTCCGTATCAACCAATTATTAATTAAATAAGGGCCTAGAACGAGTAGGTCAGGCCTCCAAATATATTCATCCCAATTGCCTCATAATGCAGGTATCTGCTGTACTTGGTGTTCAGCAGGTTATTAGCTTTGGCAAATACGGAGAATTTGTTGTTGATCTTATAGCTGGCACCGGCGCCAAGGTCTACGAAACCCTTCATGGTTACAATTCTTTCATTGGCCAGGTCTGGTGCAAGGTAAGGATTGGCAGGGGCTGCCAGGTAAATTTTTGCTTTGCTATCGCCCTGTATTGCAACAGCTGCATTTAAAGTCAGCTGCTTGTTGATGGCATACATCAGATCAGAGCTTACACGCATTTGTGGTTTGAACCAGCTTTGGCTTTCAGCTGCAGGTTTGTAATCTTCCAGGTTTAGTTTTCCGGTCCATTTTAGGGCGTCACTTACCTGTACCGATATTTCGCCTTCAAGGCCAAGCAATTTCATAGTCCCGAAATCATAGATCACATCAAACTTATTAAAGCTATCGAAGCTATTGACGAATAGCGGCATATCTTCGATACGTTTGTGGTAGAATCTGGCTTTATACCCAAAACCAGGTCCCCCTGTTCCTTTAATACCTCCACTGATGCTTAGTTTTTCTATGGAGTTTTTGATGGCTATATTGTTGTTCAGGAAAGGGTTGTCGTCCGTAAACTGTTTCAGAGCACTGCGGTTTACATCTCCTTTTACTTCTCCAAAGATCTGCAGATAATCAGGGATCAGGGTAAAGTCTGCTGTCACTGCCGGGAATATCCTACCCGATGATTCGGTTCCAAATTGCTGAACAAAATTAATTCCTGCGGTAATTTTAACACCACTGGCCTGCAGTCTGATATAAGGGTTTAACCTTAGTAAATTGTTGCCGACGTCTACAAGCTTATCTTTAGTGCTGCCAAACTCAACTGCAGCGGCCAGGCCCAGGTTAAAGCTGCTGATCCTTTTGTTCACATAACCATTCAATACGATTGAACTTTCTTTGGCATCGAATCTATTGTTCCACAGGTACCCATTTAGTTTAGCTGCGTAGCTAAAGGCATCAGGATCCTCCGTGAATTTATTAACCAGTTCGCCCTCTGCTTCGATAAAATTGAAGGCCTGCTGCTCCGGATTGGGATTTAAGGTTGGGTTGTCCTTGTCAATTCCGTAAAAATACAGTCCGTTCCTCTGGTAATTTAAGCGCCCGCTCAAGGTCACCTGGTCGCCCATACTGCGCCCAAAAACACTCAGTTGCTGCTGGTTGGCAATTTGTTTATTTAATGGGCCCGATTGGCCAAAGTGCCTGAAGAAAGCACCCGCCTGTAAGGCCTCATCACGCCCGGTGTTGATATAAGCTTCGGCCAGAATAGTTCCGGCAGAACCAAATCCGCCTTTCACATAATTGTTGATCAGCAGGGCCTCCTTTTCAGCAGCAAGTTGTTGTGCCTGCAGCTTATTGATATCGGAGTTTAATTCCAGTTTTCTGTCGGTGAGGTTGTAATTAAATTTTGCTTTGTAGGTTTTGATGTCATTTAAATCCGGACTTCTCCTCAGCTTCACCGCCTCTGCAAGAACCGGTTTATATGGTCGTACCACTTCAATTTCTTCCGTTACTGCTTTTTCTTCTGCTTTCTTCTCTGTGGTCTTCGGATCCTGGGCCTGTGCATTTAAAATCCCTGTGGTAACAAATAGAAGTGTGGTATATATAAATATGGTCAATCTCATGTCTCTTAATCTTATTTAATTTTTTCTAATTTGGCTTTGGCGGTAGGTACGATATCGTCTTTACCTTCATAATTGTCAATGATACTTAAGAGTGTGCTTTTTGCCTGCAGGTTATCTTTCAGGGCTACATAATTATCAGCCAGTAATATAAATGCCTTTGCTACCCAATAATCATAAGATGGCATGTTATTGATCAGGTCAAAACAGGTTTTTGTTGATGTCTTATAATCTCTTTTTGCATACTGTACCGCGGCCAGGTTATATTTGGCTTCGGCAGCCGCAAGGGTTTTGGTTTTACTCACCACTGTGTTAAACGACTTAACAGCCTGGGTGGTATCGGCTTTCAGTAAATAAGCTTTACCTGCATAGAGGTCTACACTGTTCTTTTCTTCTTCAGAAGCTTTATCCGATTCTTTAACCAGCTGCACGTATTTCAATACGTCATCGGGCATATTTAGCTCACTGTAAGATTTTAACAGGTTATTCAGTGCATAAGTATAGTGTATTTTATAGTCGGCTGTAGTTTCCAGCCGTTTAAGATACACGATGGCCTCATTGTATTTTTTCTGGTCAAGGAAAAGCTTGGAGATGCTCACTAATGAACGTTCTGTATAGTCGCTTGTCCAGTCATTAAGGATATACTCATAGTCGGCGATGGCCTCATTAGGGCGCCCCAGTTTCACCAGTGATTCTGCCCTGATAAATTTCGCTTCTTTATCATGAATGGCTTTAGGGAATTTGTCAAAGTAAGCGTTTATAGCTTCAAAGGCACCTTTTGCATCACCTTTCAGGTACAGGTTGTTGGCACCCTGGAACAAAATATTGTCTTGCTCTGCATTGGAATAATTACCCAGAGGTGTAGTGCCCGCATAGTTAATAAAGCCTTGCGAATCGCCTTTGTCTACATAAATGTTTTTGATGGATTCCAGTGCCTGTTTGGCTTCTTCGGTACTTGGGTAATCCCTGATCACTTTTTTAAACGACTCCAGGGCGGCATCGTCCTGATCCTGGTTGTATTGCACCAGACCAATGGTTACAAGGGCCCGGGGAACATAACTGCTGTTCGGGTATTTACTTACCAGGCTAATCAGGTCAGACTTCGATTTGTCCAGTTCACCTTTATTGAAATAGGTATAAGCCATTTCAAAGCCTGCGTCGTCCGCATAGTTAGAATTCGGGAACTGTTTCAAAAGGTTCTGCATGGTATTGATCTTGGCATCATTTTGATTTTCCAATCCTTGTATCATTCCCCGTTGAAACAAGGCGTAATCTTCTCCGGTAGCTTTGCTGTCAATGATCCTGTTGTAATTAACGAGGGCATTTCCATAACTTTTATTTACAAAATAGGAATCAGCAAGCCTGATGGTTGCATCGTTTATGGTCTTCTGATCTTTATCGTTACCTTTTAAAAAGCGTTCAAAATAAGCAGCAGCTTTTCCATATTTCTCATCTTCAAATGCAGAATAGGCCAGGGCGTAATTAGCGAAATTGTATACGCCGGTTTTGCTGGCACCTGGCATATCCAGAAAGGTTTCAAAGTGTTTTACTGCTTCACCAAATTTTCTAAGCTCATAACTGGCTTCAGCTTTCCAGTAAGTGCTTAATGCCAGTATTTCTTCATCTTCAGGAAACTTTTCTGAACGAAGGAACATAGACAATGCATTAGGGAATGCCCTTTCATTATAAAATTCCAATCCCCTGAAATAAGTTACTTTTTGGTAGGCTTCACGCGCTTCGGGTGATTTGCTTTGAATAGGTTCAAGTATATCAATTGCTGCCTGATAGTTTTTACTGGTCAGGAGGATCTCACCAAGTAAGGTTTTAGCTTCGTTTACTTTGCGTGAAGAAGGGAATTGTTTAAGGAAGTTTTGTGTGGCCTCCAATGCCTGCTGGTTAAATTCGAGCTCGTAACTCAACCTGGCATAATTAATCCATGCTTCTTCCTGTACTATTTTATCGAAGTCTAGCCTTGACGCCCTGAAAAATGCACTTCGGGCTTTTTCTTTGTTTTTTAGCTGCAGAAAGGAACGGCCAAGCGTGTACATTCCGCTTTGCAAGTATACATCATCGCTATCGAGTTTTTCCAGCACAGTAACAGACTCACTATATTTTTTCAATTCAAACAGGGAATAACCATACTGGTAGGTGAACAGGTTATTTTTATTATTGGATTTATCTTTGGCATAGAATTCCCTGAAGTATTTTTCTGCATTTACATAATCAGATTTAGCAAAGTAAGAGGCCGCAATGAGGCTCAGCATCTCAGCCTCATAAAGTTGTTTAGAACTTTTTAGGATAGGAATTGCATAACTGATCACATCGTCATACCGCTCATCGAGATAGTACATTGAGGTTATGTAATAGGGGTAGCTGGCTTCATATGTTGGTGAGCCTTTCAGTTTTTCGAAATTGCTTAAAGCAGTTTTATATTCTTTGTTCAGGTAATTGATATAGGCAAAATAATAGGTTGCACTTTCCTGAAAAGGTGAATTTTCTTTTTTTACTGTCTCAAATAATGGCTCAGCTTTTTCTATGTTTTTCAGTTCAAAGTAGGAATAACCCTGTTTAAACTGATATTCCAGTCGTTGTTTCCCGGAAAGGGTAGAAGGATCGGTTTTCTCGAACCACTCTAACGCTTTTTCATATTTTTTTTGTGCGAAATATGATTTGCCTACATGGAAATAAGCAAGCTTGGTATTTGGGTTCAGCGGATAATCTTTAATGAAATTCTGAAACAGGCTTTCAGCATCATTATTACCCAATTCAAGTGCACAAACAGCAGCATAAAACTTTGCATTTTCTTTCAGCATAGACAGTTCTGCATTGCTTTCCTGTTGGGTGCCCGGCTTGTGCCTGATTTGTTCAACAAGCTTGAATTGCTGTGCAGCTGCAACATATTTCTCGTTGTCCAGCAGCTCCAGACCACTTTGGTAATTCTTGTTCAGGTTAACCAGTACGCTTGTTTGTGCATAACCAGCCGTAAAGCCACCTGCTAGCAGTAGCGGAATAAAAAAGTATTTTTTTGACATCTGATTTCAAATATGGTTGGTACTAATATAGATATAGTATCGGGTCTTATTAACATAAGAAATTAACATGTGTTGATAACACAGGTTTAACGATTATAAAAGAAAGTTCGTATTACTGCTGGTAAATAATATCCCGGATATATTTTATTTTGAGGTGCTGCTGCCGATTTTTAGTCGTTCTGTGCGGCCAGAAGGTACAGTACAGCCATGCGCACAGCTACTCCATTTTCTACCTGTTCAAGGATAATAGATTGCTTGCTATCGGCCACATCACTGGTGATCTCAACGCCACGGTTTATCGGACCAGGATGCATAATGATGATCTCTTTATCGAGATTGTCGAGTATTTGTTTGTTCAGCCCGTACATCATGGCATATTCCCTTAATGAAGGGAAATATTTGATGTCCTGGCGTTCCAGCTGTAT
It encodes the following:
- a CDS encoding tetratricopeptide repeat protein, with product MSKKYFFIPLLLAGGFTAGYAQTSVLVNLNKNYQSGLELLDNEKYVAAAQQFKLVEQIRHKPGTQQESNAELSMLKENAKFYAAVCALELGNNDAESLFQNFIKDYPLNPNTKLAYFHVGKSYFAQKKYEKALEWFEKTDPSTLSGKQRLEYQFKQGYSYFELKNIEKAEPLFETVKKENSPFQESATYYFAYINYLNKEYKTALSNFEKLKGSPTYEASYPYYITSMYYLDERYDDVISYAIPILKSSKQLYEAEMLSLIAASYFAKSDYVNAEKYFREFYAKDKSNNKNNLFTYQYGYSLFELKKYSESVTVLEKLDSDDVYLQSGMYTLGRSFLQLKNKEKARSAFFRASRLDFDKIVQEEAWINYARLSYELEFNQQALEATQNFLKQFPSSRKVNEAKTLLGEILLTSKNYQAAIDILEPIQSKSPEAREAYQKVTYFRGLEFYNERAFPNALSMFLRSEKFPEDEEILALSTYWKAEASYELRKFGEAVKHFETFLDMPGASKTGVYNFANYALAYSAFEDEKYGKAAAYFERFLKGNDKDQKTINDATIRLADSYFVNKSYGNALVNYNRIIDSKATGEDYALFQRGMIQGLENQNDAKINTMQNLLKQFPNSNYADDAGFEMAYTYFNKGELDKSKSDLISLVSKYPNSSYVPRALVTIGLVQYNQDQDDAALESFKKVIRDYPSTEEAKQALESIKNIYVDKGDSQGFINYAGTTPLGNYSNAEQDNILFQGANNLYLKGDAKGAFEAINAYFDKFPKAIHDKEAKFIRAESLVKLGRPNEAIADYEYILNDWTSDYTERSLVSISKLFLDQKKYNEAIVYLKRLETTADYKIHYTYALNNLLKSYSELNMPDDVLKYVQLVKESDKASEEEKNSVDLYAGKAYLLKADTTQAVKSFNTVVSKTKTLAAAEAKYNLAAVQYAKRDYKTSTKTCFDLINNMPSYDYWVAKAFILLADNYVALKDNLQAKSTLLSIIDNYEGKDDIVPTAKAKLEKIK
- a CDS encoding TonB-dependent receptor — translated: MRLTIFIYTTLLFVTTGILNAQAQDPKTTEKKAEEKAVTEEIEVVRPYKPVLAEAVKLRRSPDLNDIKTYKAKFNYNLTDRKLELNSDINKLQAQQLAAEKEALLINNYVKGGFGSAGTILAEAYINTGRDEALQAGAFFRHFGQSGPLNKQIANQQQLSVFGRSMGDQVTLSGRLNYQRNGLYFYGIDKDNPTLNPNPEQQAFNFIEAEGELVNKFTEDPDAFSYAAKLNGYLWNNRFDAKESSIVLNGYVNKRISSFNLGLAAAVEFGSTKDKLVDVGNNLLRLNPYIRLQASGVKITAGINFVQQFGTESSGRIFPAVTADFTLIPDYLQIFGEVKGDVNRSALKQFTDDNPFLNNNIAIKNSIEKLSISGGIKGTGGPGFGYKARFYHKRIEDMPLFVNSFDSFNKFDVIYDFGTMKLLGLEGEISVQVSDALKWTGKLNLEDYKPAAESQSWFKPQMRVSSDLMYAINKQLTLNAAVAIQGDSKAKIYLAAPANPYLAPDLANERIVTMKGFVDLGAGASYKINNKFSVFAKANNLLNTKYSRYLHYEAIGMNIFGGLTYSF
- a CDS encoding HU domain-containing protein, whose translation is MDILSYLSTLIKNHKEVGIPGLGTIYKRKSPGRYDTETHSFLPPSYTLSFTSDLKEQELLTDLISKKRNISKDAANYFVEQFSENILDELSNQQESDFGDLGTFSTSTGSITFIPKQEQNFGFDFYGLPPLKEDLVSNIETKTEKEPLIVSDASTENELVAEGKNLTIEDEPQLSQEQLELENNNADLRDGVEEIDDLLIAHLDSTEDPGINEPIKEDEQEVYEEIAEVSAPVQDPVVRQVPVIETPEGLTEEESAPAAATSSFTLDYTEENKTGMPVYLKVLLALLTVAAIAGITYALKPELFTGAAVIKEKTPNQDIVQTIKQNDQHKLDSIAQADSIRKSNEKAILAADSVKDSLTTAKAVERPSGNIVSYDIIAASLLNKREADRFLSDMKQRGIPATIAKMPGKRIKISIGSFADMETANKQLEILKKSTKIPGIYVTPIRHTNNPK